One segment of Pyricularia oryzae 70-15 chromosome 3, whole genome shotgun sequence DNA contains the following:
- a CDS encoding palmitoyltransferase AKR1 → MTQNGSSVPGAQPPSKASAAEPKLNNEMEMGSIPGGKPAENDIMQLARIGDIPAMEKLFEMGEFDATYSDDEGITPLHWAAINNQYAMCKFLIEKGAPINKKGGDSVATPLQWAAQRCHYYTVHLLLQHGADPLATDAQGYNTLHISTFNGNVLLLVLLLHQGIPVDVADSYGHTGLMWSAYKGFPACVDVFLRWGASVHARDEQGFTALHWALVKGSPGCVQKIVEYGADRFAKTETGKTPAITAQELNTTVAWRRALRECGYDEDGNAITPQWPGASYLLKDKKGFVNKFLFLWPFLLVWMMFHILAAMPIYFAIIVGAVVVFAVQWVAQNVLQHAPSEMRSFQRTPWLAGIFAASLFWTSWNWLFTLMPSTTLYAAPDQTMYFLNFMFLVFASLTAFFYTSCMMDDPGFVPKMNGIAEQKAVIDELIGLWKFDEANFCVTCMIRTPLRSKHCRRCQRCVAKHDHHCPWVYNCIGNNNHRQFFLYLITMSFAIITFDFILYQYLTTVSKNASDQCNILAPSLCKVINADAFTLIVGIWATLQLTWVSMLMFVQFLQVSRAMTTYENMFGIDHRSSGVAALNSAFTSTGAPLDPTTGVPPTGSTGAPATAESGHAHSHKHKHGGCLKQWGRMLGVDAFIETATGRGAAAGGDNKKKRRKNPYSRGCATNCRDFWCDPAPVFGRRETGAGMLGGQVVNWTQVYESPAGMQSTVGGRRRGGYEAVAGEEV, encoded by the exons ATGACACAAAACGGCAGCTCAGTGCCAGGTGCACAACCACCAAGTAAAGCAAGCGCCGCAGAGCCCAAGCTCAACAACGAAATGGAGATGGGGAGCATACCAGGAGGCAAGCCGGCTGAGAACGACATAATGCAGCTCGCGCGGATAGGCGACATACCGGCCATGGAGAAGTTGTTCGAGATGGGCGAGTTCGATGCCACATATTCCGACGACGAAGGCATCACGCCGTTGCAT TGGGCAGCAATCAACAACCAATACGCCATGTGCAAGTTCCTGATAGAAAAGGGCGCGCCGATAAACAAGAAAGGCGGCGATTCGGTAGCGACGCCGCTGCAGTGGGCCGCCCAACGTTGCCATTACTACACGGTGCACCTTCTTCTCCAGCACGGCGCCGACCCGCTGGCCACCGACGCGCAAGGTTACAACACACTACACATCAGCACCTTCAACGGCAACgtcctgctgctggtgctgcttcTGCATCAGGGAATCCCGGTCGATGTCGCCGACTCCTACGGCCACACGGGCCTCATGTGGTCCGCCTACAAGGGCTTTCCCGCCTGCGTGGACGTCTTCCTTCGATGGGGCGCCTCGGTGCACGCTCGCGACGAACAGGGCTTCACAGCGCTGCACTGGGCCCTCGTCAAGGGCAGCCCTGGGTGCGTACAGAAGATCGTTGAGTACGGCGCCGACCGTTTTGCCAAGACCGAGACGGGCAAGACCCCGGCAATCACGGCGCAGGAGCTCAACACCacggtggcgtggcggcgcgCCCTGCGCGAGTGCGGATACGACGAGGATGGGAACGCCATCACGCCCCAGTGGCCTGGCGCTTCGTACCTcctcaaggacaagaagggcTTTGTGAACAAATTCCTGTTCCTGTGGCCTTTCCTGTTGGTTTGGATGATGTTCCATATCCTGGCGGCGATGCCTATATATTTTGCCATAATCGTGGGTGCGGTCGTGGTCTTTGCAGTTCAATGGGTCGCGCAGAACGTACTGCAGCATGCGCCATCTGAAATGCGGTCATTTCAACGAACA CCTTGGTTGGCAGGCATATTTGCTGCGTCCCTCTTTTGGACAAGTTGGAACTGGCTGTTCACACTAATGCCGTCAACGACGCTCTATGCTG CTCCTGACCAAACAATGTACTTTCTCAACTTTATGTTTCTCGTCTTTGCGTCCTTGACCGCGTTCTTCTACACCTCGTGCATGATGGACGACCCTGGATTCGTGCCCAAGATGAACGGCATTGCGGAGCAAAAGGCCGTCATCGATGAGCTGATTGGGTTGTGGAAGTTTGACGAGGCCAACTTTTGTGTTACGTGCATGATCAGGACACCTCTGAGAAGCAAGCACTGCAGGAGGTGTCAACGCTGTGTGGCCAAGCATGACCA CCATTGCCCCTGGGTTTACAACTGCATCGGCAACAACAACCATCGTCAATTCTTCCTGTACTTGATAACGATGTCATTCGCTATCATTACATTTGACTTTATCTTGTATCAAT ATCTCACAACCGTCTCCAAGAACGCATCCGACCAATGCAACATCCTGGCACCATCTTTATGCAAAGTCATCAACGCAGACGCATTCACACTCATCGTCGGCATCTGGGCAACTTTGCAACTGACATGGGTGAGCATGCTCATGTTTGTGCAGTTCCTCCAGGTCTCCCGCGCCATGACAACATACGAGAACATGTTTGGCATCGACCACCGCAGCAGCGGTGTAGCAGCGCTCAACTCGGCATTTACGTCCACGGGGGCTCCCCTGGACCCCACCACTGGAGTGCCTCCTACCGGCAGCACCGGAGCGCCCGCCACAGCGGAAAGTGGGCACGCCCACAGTCACAAGCACAAGCACGGCGGCTGCCTCAAGCAGTGGGGACGCATGCTTGGCGTGGACGCTTTCATCGAGACGGCGACGGGCCGCGGCGCAGCAGCCGGCGGCGacaacaagaagaagcgaCGCAAGAACCCTTACTCCCGCGGTTGCGCCACCAACTGCCGCGACTTTTGGTGTGATCCGGCGCCGGTCTTTGGGCGTCGCGAGACGGGTGCGGGTATGCTGGGCGGACAAGTGGTCAACTGGACCCAAGTGTACGAAAGTCCCGCGGGGATGCAGTCAACAGTCGGGGGCAGGAGAAGAGGTGGCTATGAGGCGGTCGCCGGTGAGGAGGTTTGA
- a CDS encoding cystathionine beta-synthase: protein MAANTMAARGAQSVTESATDLIGNTPLVRLNKIPQSLGIKAQVFGKLELMNTGGSVKDRIALRMIEEAEKEGRIKPGDTLIEPTSGNTGIGLALVGAVKGYKTIITLPEKMSAEKVSVLKALGATIIRTPTQAAWDAPESHIGVAKRLLKEIPNSHILDQYSNPNNPLAHEHGTAEEIWAQTGGKITAVVAGAGTGGTISGLARGLRKHSKTVKVIAADPIGSILALPESLNDNGVNEPYKVEGIGYDFIPDVLDRELVDKWYKTEDRESFMYARRLIAEEGLLVGGSSGSAMAAMVRAVKDLNLGEDDVVVVVLPDSIRSYLSKFADDDWLAANDLLLPTPDSSVNGDTLDSPAVAEAQALHKSRARRASNPYGGATVRSLRLKPVTSVLADSKCSEAIETMRDKGFDQLPVVRDNKLVGLVTLGNMLSYVSRGRVKTNSPVSDVMFDFGRLDEVITDPRDVEGAAKMSTAHGRKKRNFVEITMNTPLDVLSKFLEWNSAAIVTEKSGEVSKPVAVVTKVDLLTWMMKELKA from the exons ATGGCTGCCAACACCATGGCCGCGCGGGGCGCGCAGAGTGTCACCGAGTCGGCCACCGATCTCATCGGAAACACGCCCTTGGTGCGGCTCAACAAGATTCCACAGTCGCTGGGGATCAAGGCTCAGGTCTTTGGCAAGTTGGAGCTTATGAACACGGGTGGCAGCGTCAAGGACAGAATAGCCTTGCGCATGATTGAGGAGGCCGAGAAGGAAGGCAGAATTAAGCCCGGAGACACACTGATTGAGCCCACGAGTGGCAACAC CGGTATCGGCTTGGccctcgtcggcgccgtcaAGGGCTACAAGACCATCATCACGCTTCCCGAGAAGATGTCGGCCGAAAAGGTCTCTGTCCTCAAGGCTCTCGGTGCCACCATCATCCGAACACCCACACAAGCCGCCTGGGACGCTCCCGAATCGCACATCGGCGTGGCAAAACGCCTGCTCAAGGAGATCCCCAACTCGCACATCCTTGACCAGTACTCGAACCCCAACAACCCGCTCGCTCACGAGCACGGCACCGCAGAGGAGATCTGGGCTCAGACCGGCGGAAAGATCACCGCCGTGGTTGCAGGCGCTGGCACGGGTGGTACCATCTCTGGACTCGCCAGGGGACTGAGGAAACACTCAAAGACGGTCAAGGTCATCGCCGCGGATCCCATCGGCAGTATTCTTGCCTTGCCTGAAAGCTTGAATGACAATGGCGTGAACGAGCCGTACAAGGTCGAGGGTATCGGCTACGACTTCATTCCTGACGTTCTGGACCGCGAGTTGGTAGACAAGTGGTACAAGACTGAAGATCGCGAGTCATTCATGTACGCTCGTCGTCTGATCGCTGAGGAGGGCTTGCTTGTCGGAGGTTCATCGGGCTCCGCGATGGCAGCCATGGTTCGAGCCGTCAAGGACTTGAACCTGGGCGAGGACGACGTTGTGGTTGTCGTCCTCCCGGATAGCATCCGCAGCTACCTCTCCAAGTTTGCCGACGATGATTGGCTGGCCGCCAACGACCTCCTCCTTCCCACACCCGACAGCAGCGTGAACGGTGACACGCTCGACAGCCCCGCAGTTGCCGAAGCCCAAGCTCTGCACAAGTCTCGGGCGCGGAGGGCCAGCAACCCCTACGGTGGAGCGACGGTGCGGTCGTTGCGCCTTAAGCCCGTGACATCCGTGCTGGCCGACAGCAAGTGCTCCGAGGCCATTGAGACGATGCGCGACAAGGGCTTTGACCAGCTGCCTGTGGTGCGCGACAACAAGCTCGTTGGGTTGGTTACACTTGGAAACATGCTGAGCTACGTTTCTCGCGGCCGCGTCAAGACCAATAGCCCTGTCAGCGACGTCATGTTTGACTTTGGCCGACTTGACGAGGTTATCACCGATCCTCGCGATGTTGAGGGCGCAGCCAAGATGTCGACCGCACATGGCCGCAAGAAGCGCAACTTTGTCGAGATCACCATGAACACTCCCCTCGACGTGCTCAGCAAGTTCCTCGAGTGGAACAGCGCGGCCATCGTCACTGAGAAGAGCGGCGAAGTGTCCAAGCCTGTGGCTGTTGTCACCAAGGTTGACCTCCTGACCTGGATGATGAAGGAGCTGAAGGCTTAG
- a CDS encoding C6 zinc finger domain-containing protein: MTEAMPQSGPDAGSVPGAHPGGVRKKFATPPAKLACLACRASRTRCNGGRPCASCQSKGRECVYMPSKRGGARVRKKPKQNSESAVQQQCLPEVPEIPQEPISIERYIDPGAGLKQLGDYYPDSDLIFDSLFMNDVSSYIPNEASLNPSPQPPVPTVPMVRTYKDNVSILNAYYVYIHPYFPILPPPTTTPLDNPVARFQNQPSDFEGDFEPTSAIALAISAVLALIPCANDVNHATPESLRFRRTYAQLMAQSAIEHIEEEDEIPESSTIPQEALSYDAPPSPPSRSLFHPDLPQELENIVALDILSVYEYGQRGNLRKMQSRAGQAFFDAMALNLHNCTEEDRYSEARRRVWWMTYICICQGSIVSNTKPTFAPFASTFTAQFPVILSDPEAFPAFVQAQQAILSATQFVIDLNKTLKENGDMSRIYQRMQELETTLEPLILQSEAFATRPMTTTTVNTSEELVGHTLRCMARIKLSSARIKVHRYCAFFDLPVFTGKHCDLKSKNANDAQEPRRWHTCSCSPWVPTPSTTSVTSPADSASQANMSPAASSMQASVPSPRSEVGVSTPGSVMTTCPFSSHESAKICLRSALNIAADFDRMPYPNPSALPPFPSNHGATPGAVGNGNASDSPVFYLSPTSTIIAPRTMPSFACCAMQCAYSLLMVHEKTKALYPYSYPGPATVEAIAADRANGGPLVSNLLVRLQQGLMSILGTLENYGTAFEALGGMRDQIRNAIEPTMALQF; encoded by the exons ATGACTGAAGCCATGCCCCAGTCCGGGCCAGATGCCGGGTCAGTCCCCGGCGCCCACCCTGGAGGTGTTCGCAAGAAGTTTGCAACACCACCAGCGAAGCTTGCTTGTCTTGCGTG CAGAGCCTCGCGAACTAGATGCAATGGTGGCCGCCCTTGCGCCAGT TGTCAGTCCAAAGGTCGAGAATGCGTTTACATGCCAAGCaagcgtggcggcgcccgtgtGCGCAAGAAGCCAAAGCAGAATTCCGAATCGGCGGTGCAACAGCAGTGTCTTCCGGAGGTACCCGAAATACCTCAGGAGC CCATCTCCATCGAGCGCTATATCGATCCAGGCGCTGGCCTCAAACAGCTTGGCGACTATTACCCAGACAGTGATTTGATCTTTGACAGCTTGTTCATGAATGACGTCTCCAGTTACATCCCAAATGAAGCCAGCCTAAACCCGTCGCCACAACCTCCAGTGCCGACGGTGCCGATGGTACGCACGTACAAGGACAACGTATCAAT ACTCAATGCCTATTATGTTTACATACATCCGTACTTCCCCATTCTTCCTCCACCAACCACAACCCCTCTGGATAATCCAGTGGCGCGGTTTCAAAACCAGCCATCAGACTTTGAGGGCGATTTCGAACCGACGTCCGCCATAGCGCTTGCCATTTCCGCCGTGCTAGCTCTCATACCATGCGCCAATGATGTTAACCATGCCACCCCGGAATCGCTGCGCTTCCGACGAACGTATGCGCAACTCATGGCGCAAAGCGCTATTGAGCAtatcgaggaggaggacgagaTTCCAGAATCATCCACGATACCCCAGGAGGCCTTGTCCTACGATGCGCCACCTTCTCCGCCGAGCCGATCGCTCTTTCACCCTGACTTGCCCCAGGAATTAGAAAATATCGTTGCGCTGGATATATTGAGTGTCTACGAGTATGGACAACGAGGAAATCTGAGGAAGATGCAGAGTCGCGCAGGCCAGGCATTCTTTGATGCGATGGCCCTCAATCTCCACAACTGCACGGAAGAGGACCGTTATTCAGAAGCTCGGAGGAGAGTCTGGTGGATGACG TATATATGTATCTGCCAAGGTTCGATCGTCAGCAACACG AAGCCAACCTTTGCGCCGTTCGCATCGACTTTCACAGCACAATTCCCAGTTATCCTATCGGATCCCGAG GCTTTCCCTGCTTTTGTCCAAGCTCAACAGGCCATTCTATCTGCGACACAGTTTGTAATAGATCTCAACAAGACGCTCAAGGAGAATGGAGACATGTCTAGAATATACCAACGAATGCAGGAGCTGGAAACAACGCTTGAGCCCTTGATCCTACAGTCAGAAGCTTTCGCGACGCGGCCAATGACAACAACGACAGTCAACACCTCGGAGGAGCTGGTCGGCCACACCTTGAGATGCATGGCGCGCATCAAGCTCAGCAGCGCCAGGATCAAAGTCCATCGCTATTGTGCATTTTTCGATCTTCCCGTCTTTACCGGAAAACACTGCGATCTCAAATCCAAGAACGCAAACGATGCCCAGGAACCTCGTCGATGGCACACATGTTCATGCAGTCCCTGGGTTCCCACGCCTTCAACGACATCTGTTACCTCGCCCGCCGACAGCGCCAGCCAGGCCAACATGTCACCAGCAGCTAGCTCAATGCAAGCATCAGTGCCGTCCCCTAGATCCGAGGTTGGTGTCAGCACCCCGGGTTCAGTCATGACCACGTGCCCTTTCAGCAGCCACGAATCCGCAAAGATCTGTCTCCGTTCTGCCCTCAACATCGCCGCCGATTTCGACAGGATGCCGTACCCGAACCCGTCGGCCTTGCCTCCGTTCCCGAGCAACCATGGCGCGACACCAGGGGCCGTGGGCAACGGAAACGCGAGCGACAGCCCCGTCTTCTACCTGTCCCCGACGTCGACCATCATCGCCCCGCGAACCATGCCATCATTTGCCTGCTGCGCTATGCAGTGCGCCTACTCCCTGCTCATGGTGCATGAGAAGACCAAGGCGCTATACCCATACTCGTACCCGGGCCCAGCAACCGTCGAGGCCATTGCTGCAGATAGGGCCAATGGCGGGCCACTAGTCAGTAACTTGCTCGTCAGGTTGCAGCAAGGTTTAATGAGCATTCTTGGCACTCTGGAAAACTACGGGACTGCCTTTGAGGCGCTGGGTGGCATGCGAG ATCAAATACGGAATGCTATCGAGCCGACCATGGCATTACAGTTCTGA
- a CDS encoding peptidyl-prolyl cis-trans isomerase ssp-1, giving the protein MADQHPETGLPPNWEVRLSKSKNLPYYFNTSNTTSRWEPPPGTDTDKLKQYMGKYHSSALPSDSPQAGQIRAAHLLIKHRDSRRPSSWKEENITRTKEDARRIIEAHKDRIASGEASLAALATTESDCSSARKRGDLGFFGRGDMQKEFEEAAFALKPGEISGVVDTASGLHLIERLA; this is encoded by the exons ATGGCCGACCAG CACCCCGAAACCGGCCTCCCGCCCAACTGGGAGGTGCGGCTGTCCAAGAGCAAGAACCTCCCCTACTACTTCAACACCTCCAACACCACGTCGCGGTGGGAGCCCCCGCCAGGCACCGACACGGACAAACTCAAGCAGTACATGGGCAAGTACCACTCGTCGGCGCTTCCCTCGGACTCGCCCCAGGCCGGCCAGATCCGCGCCGCGCACCTGCTCATCAAGCACCGCGACTCGCGCCGGCCCTCGAGCTGGAAGGAGGAAAACATTACGCGCACCAAGGAGGACGCCCGCCGCATCATCGAGGCCCACAAGGACCGCATCGCCTCGGGCGAGGCGTCGCTGGCCGCCCTGGCCACCACGGAGAGCGACTGCAGCAGCGCCCGCAAGCGCGGCGACCTTGGCTTCTTTGGCCGCGGCGATATGCAGAAGGAGTTTGAGGAGGCCGCCTTTGCCCTCAAGCCGGGCGAGATCAGCGGCGTGGTCGACACGGCCAGCGGCCTGCATCTGATTGAGAG GTTGGCATGA